Below is a window of Cytophaga hutchinsonii ATCC 33406 DNA.
ACAACAACCTGTTTCTTGCTTTCACAAGATGGGGAACATTGAGAGGTCCGTATTATTCAAGACAGGTCGGCGTATTTTTTGAAAGAGATCTGACAAAAAATATTATGCCTAAAGTTATCTTCAGACATATGTGGTTTGATCCAATCTATAATTTTGCTGCTTACGATTCAGAACCAACAGCAAGCTATACACCGGGTTTAGTAGAAAAATTTCAAACCACAGAATTAATATTCCTGTTGAAATTATCGTATGATGAAATATTTTTACAAAATGGAAATGAACGCATAAGCCTTGGCGGAAAAAAATGGCCCATCGCGAATATTCAGTATACAGCAGGTTTGAAAAATGTATTCAATAGTGACTATTCGTATCATAAACTTCAGTTAACAATCGATCATTCCATACGATTCGGAATTATCGGCCGTACAAATTATCAGTTTACAGTAGGTAAAATATATAATCCGGTGCCGTATCCATTGATCGAAAACCATATCGGTAACCAGACATTTTTTTATACAACGGCTGCATTTAACTTAATGAACTTCTTTGAATATTCAAGTGATCAGTATGCTTCTATACGTATAAAACACGACCTTGATGGATTAATCAGCAACCGGATTCCACTCGTACGGAAACTAAAATGGAGATTCTTTTTAACAACCAATGTGCTGGTAGGAAGCATGTCTGATCAAAACAAAAATTTACTTGCTCCGACTACATCATCCGGTGAACCGACCGTTAAAATCTCTTCTTTAGATCCGGCAAGGCCATATGTGGAAGTTGGCTACGGTATTGACAATATATTCAAATGTGCACGGATTGATTTTATTCACCGCGTAACATATAGAGATGTGCCGGATATTAGTAAATTTGGTATAAAACTATCATTTAGATTTATTATTTAATCATGATAAAAGCATGCACTAACGCATTAATACTTATCATTATAAGTACGATGCTGTTTTCCTGTTCCGATGGAAAGGAGCCGAATAAAATGACCAATGAAAATGAATTATTGTATTCTTCCGAATTACAATTAAGTGCATTAAATGAAGCTATAGAAGCTACGCCCGATAATCCATACCTATACTTTAAACGTGCAACGTACTTTTACAACATCAACAATTTCAGAATTGCGCAAAACGATATTCAAAAAGCGTTGCGTATGGATGAATCCGTTGCTGCCTATTGGTTGTTGAGTGCGCAGATCAATAATGAATTAAAAAATGTAGACCGCGCTATTGAAGAAGGGCAGAAGGCCTTGCAGTTAGGGAATGCTGAACCTATACTGTATGCGCTATTAGCAAATTGTTTGCTGGAAAAAAACGATACTATTTCTGCCAATCAGTACATTGGTAAACTTACAGCAATTGCACCTCAAATGGCTGAATTGAAATACGTGCAGGCAAAAAAATTATTGATCGGTAAAGATACTTCGCATTCCTTCTTAAAATTCAGAGAATGTATTCAAAACAATCCGCAATACATTGAAGCATATATCGATTTAATGTCTTTATATTATAAGAAGCAGATGTACGATTCAATCATGCCTTTATTAATTAAAGCGAAGCGTATGCGCCCCAATAATCCTACGTTGTTTTTATATGAAGGGAAGTTTTATGAAACCATCAATAAAAATCAAGTAGCTCTGGCAGCATACAAAGAAGGACTTTTATGCGATCCGCAAGCCATTGAATTATATAAACCGCTTAGTGACTATTATGGCAGACAGGGCAACTATAAAGAATCCATGTATTATTTAAGCAAATGGATCGAGAAAAACTCCTCTGATGCTCAAAGCATCATTAAAATGGGTAATTATGCCTTAAAACAAAATGATGAAGCAGGAGCGGTTACTTATTATAAAAATTCATTATCTATTGATTCATCAAACACTTACCTGAAAAAAGAGATTGAACGTATTGAAAAACATATTCGTTATGTTGCCCAGGATACAACCAACTGATTTGGCTATTATCTTTCAGTATTGAGTTATATTTTGAAAATCTTATTAAATTCGCAGGTTAGAATATTATTATGATAAAGATTACTTTACCCGACGGATCAATCCGCGAATACGAAAAAGGAATCACGAGCATGGGCATTGCCCTTAGCATTAGTGAAGGACTTGCTAGAAACGTTCTGGCTGCCAAAGTAAATGGAGAAATATGGGATGCTTCAAGAGCAATCACGAGCGACTCTACGGTGCAGTTATTGACGTGGAACGACACGGAAGGTAAATCTACATTTTGGCACTCTTCTGCACACTTACTGGCAGAAGCGCTTGAAGCATTATACCCAGGCACAAAATTCGGAATCGGGCCGGCTATTGAAACCGGTTTCTACTACGATGTAGACTTTGGTGACCGCGCATTTTCTCAGGATGATTTTGAAAATATTGAAAAGAAAGTGCTTGAATTAGCCAAGCAAAAAAATGCGTATATCCGTAAAGAGATTTCAAAAAAAGACGCTGTTGCTTATTTTACAGATAAACAGGATCCGTACAAACTGGATTTGTTAGAAGGTCTTTCAGATGGCTCTATTACTTTCTACAAGCAAGGTGCCTTTACAGATCTTTGCAGAGGGCCGCACATTCCGGATACAGGATTCATCAAGGCTGTAAAGCTGATGAGTGTTGCCGGTGCGTACTGGAGAGGTGATGAAAAAAGCAAACAGTTAACACGTATTTACGGTGTTACGTTTCCTAAGCAGCAGGAGTTGAAAGACTACTTAACTATTCTGGAAGAGGCGAAGAAACGTGATCATAGAAAATTAGGTAAAGAATTAGAATTGTTTGCGTTCTCTGAAAAAGTAGGAATGGGCTTGCCGTTATGGTTACCGAAAGGTGCTTTACTGCGCGAACGCCTTGAAAACTTTTTAAAGAAAGCTCAGGTACGTGCAGGTTATCAGCCTGTAGTAACGCCACATATCGGAAACAAACAATTGTATGTTACTTCAGGGCACTTTGATAAATATGGTAAAGATTCGTTCCAGCCAATATTTACGCCGCATGAAGGTGAGCAGTTTCTGTTAAAACCAATGAACTGTCCGCACCACTGCGAGATATACAAAACAAAACCGCGCTCCTATAAAGATCTTCCAATCCGTTTTGCAGAATTTGGTACGGTATACCGATATGAGCAAAGCGGAGAGCTTCATGGGTTAACCCGTGTAAGAGGCTTTACTCAGGATGATGCACATATCTTTTGCAGACCGGATCAGGTAAAAGAAGAGTTCTTAAAAGTTATTGATCTGGTGCTTTATGTATTTAAAGTATTAGGCTTTAACGATTACACTGCACAGATTTCGTTACGCGATCCTGAGAATAAAGACAAATATATCGGTGAAGATGAGCAGTGGCAAAAGGCTGAACAAGCCATCATTGAAGCATCCGCTGAGAAGGGTTTAAGTACAGTAACTGAATTGGGAGAGGCTGCATTCTATGGGCCGAAACTCGATTTCATGGTAAAAGATGCATTAGGAAGAAAATGGCAGCTGGGTACCATTCAGGTAGATTATCAATTGCCAAATCGTTTTGAGCTTGAGTACACAGGCTCTGACAACCAAAAACACCGTCCGGTAATGTTACACCGCGCACCATTCGGTTCATTAGAGCGATTTATTGCCGTATTGATTGAGCACGTTGCCGGCAACTTCCCGCTATGGCTTTCTCCGGATCAGATTGCAATTTTACCAATTTCCGAAAAATTTAACGATTATGCCCAGGATGTATATGACAGGCTTTTGGTTAAAGACATTCGCGGGTTTATAGACAACCGCGATGAAAAAATCGGTAAGAAGATTAGAGATACGGAAGTAAAAAAAGTGCCTTTTATGCTTGTAATAGGGGAAAAAGAAGTGAACGAAGGAAAAATTGCCATTCGTAAACACGGTGGGGAAGATCTTGGAAGCATGTTGGTAGAAGATTTTATTCAATATTTTGAATCAGAAATTGCAAAACAATTAGCAGTCTGATAAAAAAAAACGAATACAGATTTTAGTATACGATAAAAATGTGCGATATTCGCAACTCGTTTAAAAACAAACAGGAATAAACTTAACGAATGGCATTACGAAATCCCAGGCCTTTCCGGGCACCAATTAAGGACAAGGACGAACACCGTATTAACGATTTTATTAAAGCAGCTAATGTACGTTTAGTTGGAGAGAACATTGAACCCAATGTTTATCCTATTCGCGAAGCGCTAAACATTGCAAAGGCTCAGAACCTTGACCTTGTTGAGATTTCACCAAACGCAGATCCTCCGGTTTGTAAAGTTACTGATTATTCAAAGTTCAAATACGAACAGAAGAAAAAGCAGAAAGAACTAAAGGCGAAACAGCATAAAGTTGTTGTAAAGGAGATTCGTTTCGGCCCGAATACAGATGAGCACGATTATGAATTCAAATTAAAACATGCGTTTGAATTTCTTAAAGATGGCTTCAAAGTAAAAGCGTATGTACACTTTGTGGGGCGTACGATTGTTTACAAAGAACGTGGCGAGATCATGTTATTGAAGTTTGCTCAGGCACTTGAAGAATTAGCAAAAGTAGAAGAGATGCCAAGGTTGGAAGGTAAGAGAATGTTCTTGATGCTTACACCAAAGGCTTCACCAAAAAAGTAATTTCTTATAATTAAACTGATAAACTAAAATGCCTAAAGTAAAAACCAAATCAGGAGCAAAGAAAAGGTTTAAACTTACAGGAAGTGGAAAAATCAAAAGAAAGAGTGCTTATCATAGCCACATTCTTACGAAAAAATCTACTAAACGTAAGCGTAACTTAGTACACGCACACCTGGTTAGTGCAGCAGATGAGTCCAACGTTAGGGCTATGCTAAAAATCTAATTAAGTTTAGATTTAACTGGTTAACAATGTTAAACCCAGTGTTTGGTTACCAAGAATTTGCATAAGCAAATCACCAACTACTAAAAAACAAAAAAGAAATGCCTAGATCAGTACCATCAGTAGCTTCAAGAGAAAGAAGAAAGAAGATTTTGAAGTTAGCCAAAGGTTACTTTGGTAGAAGAAAAAATGTTTGGACCGTTGCGAAAAACGCGGTTGAACGAGGAAAAGTTTTCGCCTATATTGGCCGTAAACAAAAGAAAAGACACTTCCGTGGTCTTTGGATACAACGTATCAATGCAGGAACAAGACAGCATGGTTTGTCTTATTCTCAATTCATTGGTGCTTTGGATAAAGCGAACATCAAGTTAAACAGAAAAGTTTTAGCTGATTTAGCAATGAATGATCCAGAAGCTTTCAAGGCTGTTGTTGAAAAAGTAAAAAAATAATATCACTTCATTGTGGTTTTAAAGTCCCCCGCCTAACGCGGGGGACTTTTTTGTTATATGTGGTAATTATGTAACACACAATATTTTATTTTTTGTACCTTAATTATGTTATAACCAGCTAATTTTTAAAACTATATCTTATGAAATATGCATACAATTACTGGGCTGTTGCTGTAGCAGCAGCGTCCTGCTTTCTATTTGGTTTTATTTGGTTTACTGTTGTTTTTAAGGAAGCTTACACCGAAGGCTTAGGTAAAAGCCGCGAACAAATGAATCAAGGACCCAGCATGGTTGCTACCTCAGTATTCCAACTAGCCG
It encodes the following:
- a CDS encoding tetratricopeptide repeat protein: MIKACTNALILIIISTMLFSCSDGKEPNKMTNENELLYSSELQLSALNEAIEATPDNPYLYFKRATYFYNINNFRIAQNDIQKALRMDESVAAYWLLSAQINNELKNVDRAIEEGQKALQLGNAEPILYALLANCLLEKNDTISANQYIGKLTAIAPQMAELKYVQAKKLLIGKDTSHSFLKFRECIQNNPQYIEAYIDLMSLYYKKQMYDSIMPLLIKAKRMRPNNPTLFLYEGKFYETINKNQVALAAYKEGLLCDPQAIELYKPLSDYYGRQGNYKESMYYLSKWIEKNSSDAQSIIKMGNYALKQNDEAGAVTYYKNSLSIDSSNTYLKKEIERIEKHIRYVAQDTTN
- the thrS gene encoding threonine--tRNA ligase → MIKITLPDGSIREYEKGITSMGIALSISEGLARNVLAAKVNGEIWDASRAITSDSTVQLLTWNDTEGKSTFWHSSAHLLAEALEALYPGTKFGIGPAIETGFYYDVDFGDRAFSQDDFENIEKKVLELAKQKNAYIRKEISKKDAVAYFTDKQDPYKLDLLEGLSDGSITFYKQGAFTDLCRGPHIPDTGFIKAVKLMSVAGAYWRGDEKSKQLTRIYGVTFPKQQELKDYLTILEEAKKRDHRKLGKELELFAFSEKVGMGLPLWLPKGALLRERLENFLKKAQVRAGYQPVVTPHIGNKQLYVTSGHFDKYGKDSFQPIFTPHEGEQFLLKPMNCPHHCEIYKTKPRSYKDLPIRFAEFGTVYRYEQSGELHGLTRVRGFTQDDAHIFCRPDQVKEEFLKVIDLVLYVFKVLGFNDYTAQISLRDPENKDKYIGEDEQWQKAEQAIIEASAEKGLSTVTELGEAAFYGPKLDFMVKDALGRKWQLGTIQVDYQLPNRFELEYTGSDNQKHRPVMLHRAPFGSLERFIAVLIEHVAGNFPLWLSPDQIAILPISEKFNDYAQDVYDRLLVKDIRGFIDNRDEKIGKKIRDTEVKKVPFMLVIGEKEVNEGKIAIRKHGGEDLGSMLVEDFIQYFESEIAKQLAV
- the infC gene encoding translation initiation factor IF-3, translating into MALRNPRPFRAPIKDKDEHRINDFIKAANVRLVGENIEPNVYPIREALNIAKAQNLDLVEISPNADPPVCKVTDYSKFKYEQKKKQKELKAKQHKVVVKEIRFGPNTDEHDYEFKLKHAFEFLKDGFKVKAYVHFVGRTIVYKERGEIMLLKFAQALEELAKVEEMPRLEGKRMFLMLTPKASPKK
- the rpmI gene encoding 50S ribosomal protein L35, whose translation is MPKVKTKSGAKKRFKLTGSGKIKRKSAYHSHILTKKSTKRKRNLVHAHLVSAADESNVRAMLKI
- the rplT gene encoding 50S ribosomal protein L20, with product MPRSVPSVASRERRKKILKLAKGYFGRRKNVWTVAKNAVERGKVFAYIGRKQKKRHFRGLWIQRINAGTRQHGLSYSQFIGALDKANIKLNRKVLADLAMNDPEAFKAVVEKVKK